One Balaenoptera ricei isolate mBalRic1 chromosome 16, mBalRic1.hap2, whole genome shotgun sequence genomic window carries:
- the CSGALNACT2 gene encoding chondroitin sulfate N-acetylgalactosaminyltransferase 2 isoform X2: protein MPRRGLILQTRTHWLLLGLALLCSLILFLYLLECAPQTDGNASLPGIVGENYGKEYYQALLQEQEEHYQTRATSLKRQIAQLKQELQEMSEKMRSLQERKNVGANGIGYQGNKEQAPSDLLEFLHSQIDKAEVSIGAKLPSEYGVIPFESFTLMKVFQLEMGLTRHPEEKPVRKDKRDELVEVIEAGLEVINNPDEDDEQEDEDGPLGEKLVFNENDFIEGYYRTERDKGTLYELFFKKADLMEYRHVTLFRPFGPLMKVKSEMIDITRSIINIIVPLAERTEAFAQFMQNFRDVCIHQDKRIHLTVVYFGKEGLSKVKSILESVTSCGHSLRVQLWPAILLESFN from the exons ATGCCTAGAAGAGGATTGATTCTTCAGACCCGGACCCACTGGCTACTGTTGGGTCTCGCTTTACTCTGcagtttaatattatttttgtacCTTCTGGAATGTGCCCCCCAGACTGATGGAAATGCATCTCTTCCCGGTATCGTTGGGGAAAATTATGGCAAAGAGTATTATCAAGCCCTCCTACAGGAGCAAGAAGAACATTATCAAACCAGAGCAACCAGTCTGAAACGCCAGATTGCCCAATTAAAACAAGAATTGCAAGAAATGAGTGAGAAGATGAGATCACTGCAAGAGAGAAAGAATGTAGGGGCTAATGGCATAGGCTATCAAGGCAACAAAGAGCAAGCACCTAGTGATCTTTTAGAGTTTCTTCATTCACAAATTGACAAAGCTGAAGTTAGCATAGGAGCCAAACTGCCTAGTGAGTATGGAGTCATTCCCTTTGAAAGTTTTACCTTAATGAAAGTATTCCAGTTGGAAATGGGTCTCACTCGCCATCCTGAGGAAAAACCAGTTAGAAAAGATAAGCGAGATGAATTGGTAGAAGTTATTGAAGCTGGCTTGGAGGTCATTAATAATCCTGATGAAGATGATGAACAGGAAGATGAGGATGGTCCCCTTGGAGAAAAACTGGTATTTAATGAAAATGACTTCATAGAAG GTTATTATCGCACTGAGAGAGATAAGGGCACACTGTATGAACTCTTTTTTAAGAAAGCAGACCTTATGGAATATAGACATGTGACTCTCTTCCGCCCTTTTGGACCTCTCATGAAAGTGAAGAGCGAGATGATTGACATTACTAGATCAATTATTAATATCATTGTGCCGCTTGCTGAAAGAACTGAAGCATTTGCACAGTTTATGCAGAACTTCAG GGATGTATGTATTCATCAGGACAAGAGAATTCATCTCACAGTGGTGTATTTTGGTAAAGAAGGACTATCTAAAGTCAAGTCTATCCTAGAATCTGTCACAAG TTGTGGCCATTCCCTAAGAGTCCAGCTTTGGCCGGCCATTCTTCTCGAATCGTTCAACTAA
- the CSGALNACT2 gene encoding chondroitin sulfate N-acetylgalactosaminyltransferase 2 isoform X1, giving the protein MPRRGLILQTRTHWLLLGLALLCSLILFLYLLECAPQTDGNASLPGIVGENYGKEYYQALLQEQEEHYQTRATSLKRQIAQLKQELQEMSEKMRSLQERKNVGANGIGYQGNKEQAPSDLLEFLHSQIDKAEVSIGAKLPSEYGVIPFESFTLMKVFQLEMGLTRHPEEKPVRKDKRDELVEVIEAGLEVINNPDEDDEQEDEDGPLGEKLVFNENDFIEGYYRTERDKGTLYELFFKKADLMEYRHVTLFRPFGPLMKVKSEMIDITRSIINIIVPLAERTEAFAQFMQNFRDVCIHQDKRIHLTVVYFGKEGLSKVKSILESVTSESNFHNYTLVSLNEEFNRGRGLNVGARAWDKGEVLMFFCDVDIYFSAEFLNSCRLNAEPGKKVFYPVVFSLYNPAIVYANLDVPPPVEQQLVHKKDSGFWRDFGFGMTCQYRSDFLTIGGFDMEVKGWGGEDVHLYRKYLHGDLIVIRTPVPGLFHLWHEKRCADELTPEQYRMCIQSKAMNEASHSHLGMLVFREEIEAHLHKQAYRTNSEAVG; this is encoded by the exons ATGCCTAGAAGAGGATTGATTCTTCAGACCCGGACCCACTGGCTACTGTTGGGTCTCGCTTTACTCTGcagtttaatattatttttgtacCTTCTGGAATGTGCCCCCCAGACTGATGGAAATGCATCTCTTCCCGGTATCGTTGGGGAAAATTATGGCAAAGAGTATTATCAAGCCCTCCTACAGGAGCAAGAAGAACATTATCAAACCAGAGCAACCAGTCTGAAACGCCAGATTGCCCAATTAAAACAAGAATTGCAAGAAATGAGTGAGAAGATGAGATCACTGCAAGAGAGAAAGAATGTAGGGGCTAATGGCATAGGCTATCAAGGCAACAAAGAGCAAGCACCTAGTGATCTTTTAGAGTTTCTTCATTCACAAATTGACAAAGCTGAAGTTAGCATAGGAGCCAAACTGCCTAGTGAGTATGGAGTCATTCCCTTTGAAAGTTTTACCTTAATGAAAGTATTCCAGTTGGAAATGGGTCTCACTCGCCATCCTGAGGAAAAACCAGTTAGAAAAGATAAGCGAGATGAATTGGTAGAAGTTATTGAAGCTGGCTTGGAGGTCATTAATAATCCTGATGAAGATGATGAACAGGAAGATGAGGATGGTCCCCTTGGAGAAAAACTGGTATTTAATGAAAATGACTTCATAGAAG GTTATTATCGCACTGAGAGAGATAAGGGCACACTGTATGAACTCTTTTTTAAGAAAGCAGACCTTATGGAATATAGACATGTGACTCTCTTCCGCCCTTTTGGACCTCTCATGAAAGTGAAGAGCGAGATGATTGACATTACTAGATCAATTATTAATATCATTGTGCCGCTTGCTGAAAGAACTGAAGCATTTGCACAGTTTATGCAGAACTTCAG GGATGTATGTATTCATCAGGACAAGAGAATTCATCTCACAGTGGTGTATTTTGGTAAAGAAGGACTATCTAAAGTCAAGTCTATCCTAGAATCTGTCACAAG TGAGTCTAATTTTCACAATTACACCTTGGTCTCATTGAATGAAGAATTTAATCGTGGACGAGGACTAAATGTGGGTGCCCGAGCTTGGGACAAGGGAGAGGTCTTGATGTTTTTCTGCGATGTTGATATATATTTCTCAGCCGAATTCCTTAACAGCTGCCGGTTAAATGCTGAGCCAG gCAAGAAGGTGTTTTACCCTGTGGTGTTTAGTCTTTACAACCCTGCCATTGTTTATGCCAATCTGGATGTGCCCCCGCCTGTGGAACAGCAGCTG GTTCACAAAAAGGATTCTGGCTTTTGGCGAGATTTTGGCTTTGGAATGACTTGTCAGTATCGATCAGATTTCCTGACCATTG GTGGATTTGATATGGAAGTAAAAGGTTGGGGTGGAGAAGATGTTCATCTTTATCGAAAATACTTACATGGTGACCTGATTGTGATTCGGACTCCGGTTCCTGGTCTTTTCCACCTCTGGCATGAGAAACGCTGTGCTGATGAGTTGACCCCCGAGCAGTACCGCATGTGCATCCAGTCCAAAGCCATGAACGAAGCCTCTCACTCGCACCTGGGAATGCTGGTCTTCAGGGAGGAGATAGAGGCGCATCTTCACAAACAGGCATACAGGACAAATAGCGAAGCTGTTGGTTAA